GGCTGACAAACCATAGGTAGCGCGCCCTACGTGCACAACCTGAAGTGTTCCGATGGTTGTGTAGGCAACGTCGCAAGACTAAAAGTACGAGATAAATGACCTCTGCCCAGAAACCAGAAACAGAGAGGCCGACACATAGCCGGATGCAGTTTACCTAAAGCGCCGCGATCTCAAGATTATCTATGTTCCAACGCTGCCAATACGTGGCAGGGGTCATTGTATAGGGCACGCAACAATGCTCTTGCTGGTCCTTCTGGCTCACGCCGCCCTTGCTCCCAGTTTTGAAGCGTTCCTACAGGCACATCAATCGCCTTCGCAAAGCGCGCTTGAGAAAGCCCCGTGGCATGTCGAATCTCTTTAACCTTCAAAGCATCAACAAAAAACTCACGGGATGGAGGGCGCTCACCCCTTGCGATTTCATCCATCTGGGTCATGCTTTCGACCAGGCGATTGAACAGTTCTTTCTCCATCACTCCCACCTTCTGTTTATCTCGCTCAGAATTCGTTTTTCTGCCAGCGAAAGATCGTCTTTGATGCCCTTTCTGTATATCAGGATCAATCTAATTTGATACGCCCTACAGAGGTGATAATAAATCACCCTGACGCCGCCGCTTTTCCCCCTGCCCGGCATAGCCCAACGGATTTTTCTCAATCCATTGGCCCCTTGAATGACATCCCCGGCAGTGGGGTTCTCGGCCAGAAACGCCTGGAATTCACCGTAACTTTCCTCGCTCAGAAGTGTTGCTAAATCTTCTGTAAATACGGGTGACTCAATAAATATCATACCCACGCCTATACGTCATTGGCGCACAAACAGCTTAGTCTTGCCGCTTCCAATCTAGCAACGCCCACTCGTCACTCGCAGATAGGTAAACGAAAGATGCGCCACAATGTGTGAAGCGCAAACTCTACAACCACAGGATCAGTGATTTGACGTAGGACGCAACTGAGTTTCCCATCTGAAAAAAGACTATCAATCTTCCCTCCCTATCCCCTCTGCACCACCCACGCCAGCGGCAACGTCACCATCAACAAACCCGCCAACACCATCACCGCCACTGGCACACCCAGCACATCCCCCACCCCGCCAAACACCACCGGTGCCAGCGCCCCGCCGCCAATCGTGCCGGTGTAGAACAGCGCAAATGCCTGCTCGCGTTTTCCGGCACCGGCCAAATCCGGCACAGCGCCGTAGAGCACCGAGGATGTGCCATTCAGCACCAGGCCTAGCAGCGGCAGCATCGTCATCAGCCCATTCAGCGGCAGGTACACCGCTGCAACGATCAGCAAGGCCGTGCTGGTTTCCGTCAGCCACACGGTCTTCATCATGCCGATGCGCGCGCCGAGGTAACCGCAGGATAGTTTTCCGAAGGCACCACCGATAAACAGCAGGGTCAGCGCCAGGCCTATGCCTGCGGTGCCGGCGCCTTTGGCTTGCAGCAGGAACGGCAGGAAGGTGAGAAACCCCATACGCACGGCACTGTCGAGGGTGCCGGTCAGGATCAGCGCGCGCAGGCCGCTGACAGAGCCGGTACCGCCGAGGGGTTTGGTTTTTTCAAGAGCGGTAGACGCTTGCGGCTGGCTGGGGATCAACCACCACAACAGCCCCGCCGCCGCCAAGCCGAGCAGGCCCAACAGTGTGGCACTGGCACGCCAGCTGATGACGGTGAGTAGCAGGCCGACCAATCCGGGAATCAGGGTTTTGCCAATGTCACCGGAAAAGTTGTACTGGGACAGTGCCTGCTTCACGCCGCCACCGTCTTCGTAAGCATCGGTAATCATCGACGAGGCCAGCGGATGTTGCGTACTGGCGCCCAGGCCACCCAACAGTAATGCCAGCAGCAACATGGCCAGCCCGGTCGCTTGCCCGACCAGCAAGTAAGCGACACCCGCAAGCGCAGTGCCACCCACTAGCATCGGCACGCGACCCCAGCGTTTGGCGGCACGGCTGGCCAACAATTGGAACACCGCCATCATCCCGGAATAGGCGCCGCGTAAGAGTCCGATCTGCGCGT
The Pseudomonas poae DNA segment above includes these coding regions:
- a CDS encoding helix-turn-helix domain-containing protein; its protein translation is MEKELFNRLVESMTQMDEIARGERPPSREFFVDALKVKEIRHATGLSQARFAKAIDVPVGTLQNWEQGRREPEGPARALLRALYNDPCHVLAALEHR
- a CDS encoding MFS transporter → MIDIVAVPAAEKSTRRRSLIAGCSAHAVHDGLTDVIYVLLPIWQAQFAMSYAQIGLLRGAYSGMMAVFQLLASRAAKRWGRVPMLVGGTALAGVAYLLVGQATGLAMLLLALLLGGLGASTQHPLASSMITDAYEDGGGVKQALSQYNFSGDIGKTLIPGLVGLLLTVISWRASATLLGLLGLAAAGLLWWLIPSQPQASTALEKTKPLGGTGSVSGLRALILTGTLDSAVRMGFLTFLPFLLQAKGAGTAGIGLALTLLFIGGAFGKLSCGYLGARIGMMKTVWLTETSTALLIVAAVYLPLNGLMTMLPLLGLVLNGTSSVLYGAVPDLAGAGKREQAFALFYTGTIGGGALAPVVFGGVGDVLGVPVAVMVLAGLLMVTLPLAWVVQRG